DNA sequence from the Daphnia carinata strain CSIRO-1 chromosome 8, CSIRO_AGI_Dcar_HiC_V3, whole genome shotgun sequence genome:
gaattttttttttttttttttggttaaaatcTTACCGGGGAAATCGGCCACGAAGGCAACACGGGACGAATCTGACCAATTGAAGACGGTACGTTCCAGCTGAGTCAGTTGCTGACGCCATGCTGATAGTTCGGTAAGCAAAGGCATCAGCCAGGGCGTAGGACGAAAAGGCGACCACTCGGCCTCCAGTAAATTGACGCGTGGATCAATCAATCTCTGCTGGAAGCGGCCGTTTAGAGAACGCCAGACATCGACGTAAATGGCCACATCTGTCATGTTGACTGCCTCGAGGCGATCTTTGACGCAATGAGCGTACTGATAAACCTTTTCAAGCACATCAGACACGAAATGAAGGAAATTACCATATCCTATATGGGCACTAATGTAATGATTAAAAACCTACCATGTCTGCATGGCCAACCCATTTGTCGTTCCTTACAAACACCTACGTAAACGCAGGTAAAACATACAAATTTCTGAATGTCGACAGATGAGCTGATAAGCGTTACTACAACTTATCGTTAGCGCGTCACAGCAATAAATATAATGCGTGATCTCACACTGTACAATGTCAATGCATCCCTCTTTTGTCCGTACCTCAGTGTCAAGATAGTTGACTCGTCCAGTGGTTTTGTCTTTGACCGTGACCACGACGTGCATCGTCTCCCATGCGTGTACCATCATGTCCCACGAGTAGCCGTACAAGCCGTTGGTCCAGTTGTTGTATCCCTGTTGTTGTAACATTAACCGGGTTTAATCGTACTgcattttttgtaatttatgGTCTGTTATTCAATTCTTTAAAATGGAAATACCTGAGTGATAGAGTGCGACCAAGGAAGGACCAATTGTGTTACGACGTACAAACCCATCAAAGTGATTTTAAAAGCTGAATATTTGCCGCCGTTTTCTCTAGTGGTGGCAATCTTCGTCGTATCTGGAAGACATCTGCGCAACAGCCCGGGGCATTTAGCGATCCACCGCTTAGGCCAATCGTCATCACAAAAAACAGGTAACGTGGCCAGGCAAACGTAAGGAAACatccctaaaaaaaagaaaaaaaaaaaagaaaagaagagttGTTTAAGACagtgataaaaaaataaaaaaataagaattaaaagatgTTCTTCGCGATGTACCAAAAAGGGAGGATCGTACCTATCGTAAAAAGCTGCGAGTTCATCAAGTGGAATGAAGcggcaaaaaataaagccaaGGGCCGTGATTTCGGCCAGAGAAGCCAAAAGCCAACGGTCAGGTCCAATACGAATCCACCAAGATGCACCATGTAGTACTCGATATTTTCTTCAGTCAAAAAGATCCTGCAATCAAATATCGCAGTTTTTACAGTGAATGATTATATATGGTGTTACTGACTATATAAATGTTTAGCCCTGGTAATAAAATACTTGAAAGGTGTGAAAACCCAATGTCTGCCAAGGTTCCTCATAGAGTAGCCCCCAAGCCACTCGGGATCCATCTTCTTGACACCAGCATAAAAATAGAGCAGGAATACTTGGAATCTTACTAGAATGTAGTTCCAATTTGGCACAGGTTTGTTCCTGATATCTGAGTTGATATATGCATCAATTGAACTGTAAAATGATTAACATTTGTTTCAGCACACCACCGACAATCAATCGATAAAACACTTCATTGCGTACCAATAGTGATGGgctgaagaaaagaataagagTATTGACAGCAGGCCGTAAAGATAGGAATGATTATTCCACGAGGTTTTGTCCAATATCAGCACATACCAGTAAGGTAGGATAAAGCTGAGACAGCTAAACTTGAAATTGTAGCCCACCATTATCCCACAAGCCCCTGTCAATAAAAAGGAATCGTTGAGAAGCCAAACAGGTTTACAGCGCTTGAAGCGAATAATGGCAGCGTAACTCACCCAACCACATCAGCAGATAAAGCAGACACATCCATTGGAATGTGAGTGGCTTGacaaaatcaaataaaggGAAATGGCATTGTGTGAAATCCCCAAACCTGTGGTCAACTTCAGCAAAGCCCCGCTCAAAATGGATATCGACAGCCATAAGAAACCCTgccacgaaaagaaaaaacatcaCTAGCACATTCAAGTAAATCATGAGCCAGAAGATACATATGGGCATGTGAATGAAACTTACCAAAGAGTATACGAGTCACAGCCAAATTGGAAGGATCTTTTAATCGCCATGCATCGTGATGGCATTTGTCTAAAATCACTCCGAGTTTGTTGATGATAGTTCTTGGAGCAGTCATCTTCTTGTCGAATACTTTGTGCGGTCGTAATAAAAGTAGGAAAAGGGAACTAGGGAATTCGGGTTataaagggaagaagaaggtgtaaaacaccgaaaaaagaagagaagtgATGGACAGCTTGTTTACGACCAACCAACCATGGCGCCATGCGTGAAAGGCGGAGTTTCctacaaaaaacaacaatcaatAAAAACATTCGTCATTTCACATACGAATCGATACAAACCCACGATTCTTTACATCATATCGATAGTTaatttacaaataaaaaaaaaacacaagaaggcgcaaaaaaaaaagggaaaataaacacacaaaaaatcatCCCTACTTCTTCATCGCTAATTGCCTATCCTGCTGAGAGCTGTTTGACTAACGCGTATGGCATTTCCGGCGTTAActtgtttgcaaaaaaaaaaaaaaaaaaaaaaaaaaaaaagatgttgataGCAAAGAGGTGTTAGAAAAAAATCGGCCTCTGCgcccatcttttttcttttccattttcgacatgtcaaaaaacaaaaataataaaattaacgAGCAGAAGGATGAGTTCTCTTTGAATGGCGCGatgttttttctctcaaacctaaaaaaaaaaaaaggaaaacaccaaacattttttggtgaaaaaaaagtggggggagAAGAATCCAAGAATAGAGAAGGCAGCCAACGGAAAAAGTGAGAGCTTGTGAAGCTCGTGAAGCGGTAAATAGGCAAAAGGtggtacagaaaaaaaaaaaaaaaaaatagaaaattccTCCTCCTCTCCCGAACCTGAAGAGAGAGGACCTTTAATCATATAATCCgggcaaaagagagagagagagagaaaaaggaaactttCTTTCGTGCAGATTgaagaataagaagaaagagagaaaaaaaaaaaagagttggaGGAACGAACTCCAGTGTGAGAGAGAATTCGTTAAAGGGGATTGGTGGATGACGGGTCACGTGATTAGCCGTGACGTCACGAAATGGAGGGCCTGCGACTTTTCGCAGCCATTTCAACGTGTCAGGTTGACATTAAAGGATTTTTGATGAGTCGAATGGATGTGTGTCGCCGGGGAGAATCGATTGACATCCAATTCCGGCCGGATTTGAGCTCTTGATCGTCGGAAAAGGCGGGAAATCCGCACAGGTGCAGCATGGCAAGGCCGAACCCGAGCGTCGTCCCGACACGACACACACAACTCCCCACCTCCCCTTCTCCCGTTCTATGAGCAAAGGCGCTTAACCGgtattctctttctctctctctctctctacgtgtgtgtgtgtgtgtgtgtgtgtataaccTCTCCTAGCCCAAACGACGAGGAACCAACAGTTTGGGAGGGAGCCAGTCGCGGGAGCTCGCGCTTATCGCTTGCACCTACCCCAGAAAAAGTCTTcgtgttcttttattttattttatttttttttttgtttcttctcccTAGTGAgcacgagaaagaaaacaaaaatttctatcgttaaaaaacaacattttgttCCCAGCCTTATTTtcgattaaagaaaaaatctcacCCGTAATATGGACGTGTAAAAACGAAGTGGCGCGTCATCAGTGAGGCTCTATAGGgtccctccttttttgtgtgtgtgtgtgtgttggcaaaatcttttttaaaaacatccgCAACGATGCGATGATGGTGATTGGATCGGTTGTCGTCGGGCGTGATGAGTTCTCGACTCTGATCTCACCCGACAGCCCGGTAACAATAAGTTGATGTTAGTGAGTGTGCCAGTGTGttgacaacaacaacgaagcaaaaaaaaaaaaacaaaacaaggacgTTGTGTGTTGGGGGAACATCCACGACGACACAGCTGTGCGTGCGTTCATCTGAAAGACAGGAGGGCAGTCGAGtgtaaaaaaacgaaagagaaataataaaaaaaaacaaaacataatttttacCCTTTGCTGTCGTGATGGCCGTGCTGTAATTATATCAGACCGCGTGTGAATTTGTCAACTGGAAATTGTTTGGGCAACAAGGAAAACCTCGGGTAAGTTTATCTTGATATTTGGCCATTTGAATCCCACGTCGTTCGctaagaaaatgaaaggagaaaagaTTAGCAATAAAGGAATAAATTCGATTGaattaaaaagtaaaaattgcAGCGTGAGGTCCACGTGAAATTCTTGCTCATTCGTTTTACATGCACATTTTTAAGAAATATCTAGAAATGCccgttttctatttcaaaaagaGTCTCAATTTTGACatgccgctagatggcacaAGACCCAGATTTCTACAATTCCAACTATTCTAATATACACTGCTACCTCttaggcccccccccccacacacacacacacccagaAACATCTTTATTTCGGGACTGTTGTCGTTggaagcgaaaaaaaacacgatacgacacacacacacacacacatccccCCGCTAGATGGGCCGTCCGCTAAGCCTCTCTTTAAAGACCCTTCTtgaaacgtttctttttgcccggctgacttcgtttttttctctctacaTCACGTGTTATAttcacacacgcacaaaaaaaaaaaaaaaggttaaaactTGATGACAAGTCAAGAGTGATGAGGTATAATGGATGAGGTCTCTGACGGTGTGGCTCTGGGGCCTCTTTTAAAAGCTTAAAGAGCTCTATAACTATATAACTCTTCGAGATGCACTGCACGCTAGGGGGCAAACTACAAAAAACTGTGTAAATGgttaagataaaaaaaaaaaaaaaaaaaaggggaaattaaaaaaaaaattatatggaaatccttttttttttttttttttttttgatggggGGTTTCGACAATCTAACCGTTTTTGATTGCATAATGAAAGatgttttctctctccctcctGTAAATACGTAATCACGTACAGCCCTTTTGGGCAAGAGGCAATCACATTCTTCATTATTCAAATAAAAGAGACGACGTTGTGTGTAGAGAGAAGAAACATTGATTTGTATAATGACTTACCAAAGATAGATAGCATTTCCTCGGCACTGTTGGTTTATACTGGGGCTCCAAGTTGATTGACACGTTTCGATAGGACGGAATGTTCTTGGCATACGAAATTCAGAAATGTGAGATTGAATTTCAACGATTTTCGGTAGTCGTTCCAGAAATGATGCGTCCTTGGTGTGCGACCACCTATAGTGCCAAGGCGCCGTCCATGCTAATTACTGTTAACCGATGTcaaacagccattttttttttacctggataaaaataaaaattccaaaagtgaaatttaaaatgcacaaaaaaaaaaaaaactaaattaaacAAGAAACCTGATTTAACAAtcgaaatagattttttttttgttgctcaATCGAAACCGCCACCCACAGACAAAAATTACATTatccatctattttttttttttgtttgttgttgtttgcacTCTAAAGTACAAAAATTCGTTCGCGGTGGGCCTTGGGTTTAAGtttaaaagagaaagttttttttttttttgttgaaattatTAAgagaaaatacattttttttttttgctcgggAGGTACCTCAGTGCCATGACGGGTGAGCCACTTTTCCATCAAATAATTGAAGATTTTCTTGGAACAGGCtgttcttttcctctttttttttcccttcattttgGCATTGGAATAAAAGGAGTCGAAAACAATGGATTTACGCAAACtgcaaaagccaaaaaaaaaaaaaaaaaaaaaaaaattataatttaaaaaagtttATGGCCGAGCTTTATGGCGGTCACGATTTATCCCGCCCGTtacctcctcctttttttcttcttctcccccttCAGTCCACTGGCTTGCAGCACACGGTAGTTGTGAAGgaagatttatttatttgcatttGGTTTTTAAcaccaaaagaagaagggaggaaaaaaaaaaaaaaaaaaacctgggaaaaaaagaaaaaaattattattgaaaATGATGGCACTTGAAAATCCTATTTATCGTTTTCTTCGGAAAATCCTTAAAaggaaatattaaaaaatgtttgtctttaaaaaaaaaaaattccgttttcttttctttacaaaaaCTATTATGATGAATattatttgcattttaaataaagctcaccttttttctttggcctcTTCTCATTTTGTCCTGGAACGCGTGATAATACGAAACCGCCGTATTCCACCACCCCTGTGAATTTAGCGCTATCGTGTTACTTCCGGCTCTCTTTTCGAGTACCCTTCGTCAACCCTACGCCATGAACCAACACAAATATTAAGCTACAACAAACACGTACCccgcaaaataaaattagaaagaacaagagagagaaaaaaaaaaaaaaaaagaggagggatttcattttaaacggGCGTTGTAAGTATTAAATACGTCTAGTTAAGATACAGACCggtttcgaaagaaaaatctctttcattttgatgtCTGGATAAATCACGTATGGGTGGACGAAAAATTCCAGCGTGAATTGGCATATtagataataataatttaaaaaaaaaaagggggggggatgcgGCCATCGCTAttggcgctttttttttcgaattttaaaAGAGTGTCTAGTCAGAAAATGTTGTTGCTGAATGCTATTGTTGTGTGATTAATCAAGGCGTGACTCGAATTACCAACAGGTTTCCCCCCCCTCTTTCCCccctcgtttttatttcaaataaaaaatgattattgttctattctttttttttttttttttttttttgtctcttcttcttcttgtcgaTCGCGTCCGCGCCCTCATCAGCTGGACTTTTGGGCGTTGGAAGCTTCGATTAAATGAcgcttgttttttgtttttttttctttttctctctatcACAAGAGAATATTATTGGGATTGGATAAGGACAACGCCCAAAAGTTCGaaagctgtgtgtgtgtgtgtacccaCCCGgaaacccttttcttttttatttttgaaaaacgcATTTGAAATTGGGAatcggttaaaaaaaaaaaaaaaaaaaaaaaaaaaaagggaggaggggGACATTTACCAGCCTATTAAGTCTATTGTATCAAAATGCCAATCACTCGATAACAAGGCAATCAAATGATGTCCCTATTGATGAGCCATCTATAGGCAGGCGCGGGAAAACGTTTTGAATGGCACACAATTTCgcggtatttttgtttttccccctcaacaaataaatattggAATTGAGTaaaaccaagaagaaaacTGAACGACACGCAACGTTAAAGTcggacatttgaaaaaaaaaaaaaaaaaaaaagaaaaaaaagaaaaaaaaaaggatggggGGTGACAGTGACAGACTGGTGAGACCTTATATGGAATTAGGATCGAGATAAGGGCCGGCGCAACACACACATCCGCAGCAGAAGCAGCATTCCCCTATTTTGGAAACAGCAGCAAACCGAAATCCCCCATTTCGAAGACGAAACAAAACTTTCCTTTAGAATTTTtcgaacgaaaaagaaaaaaaacaagtggtGGTTTTAGGTTTAGGTCATTTAGCGGTCGCTTCGCTTGTAATGGAATTATTATCTCCTTTCTCATCGATTTGAATCTTTTtaggataaaaaaacaaaacaaaaaacaaaaaacgggaCAACATGCCTCAATTGTGGAAGAGCGGCAAGCCGGCCGCGGCCGCTTCAACGTCGAGCAATCAACAACAAGGATCAGCGATGAGCCCGCCAGCCAAAGGATTTTTCATATGCCCGCCAAAATTGGTTTTGGGCGAAGGGGGAGGCGATACGCCGTCGTCGGCATCGAGCAGCAACGGCTTTTTCAGTTTCCCATCGTCGCCGCCATCGTCGCCCACATCGCCAACGCATCACCAACATCCCCCCAAATACGATCAACTCCTCAATGAATTACGACGCGCTCAGGTAAACGTCGTGTCTCCCAAAGGAATTTCTGATGATcggtctttttcttttcgaaaaaaaaaatccaataaaCGAACGCAACAAAACGATGTTGACCGTTCcaggtcaaaaaaaaaaataaataaataaataaaataaaacaaaagagaaaagggatGAGCTGCTTTGTTTTTGCTGGACATTGCCTTTTAGAGAACCCAGTTGATTAGCTCTTTCTACCTGCCtcgttttgaaaacaaaaaatgtgtgttcACAAGGCATTATTCAAATGAGAACAAATCTCTTGCCTCTCTCGTTCATTGAAAGAGGagagaggaaaacaaaaaatatttgatctGTAGTCCGTTCgcatcttttgtttgttttttttttttcctacttttgAGAGGGGAAAGAGATTTCTGACGTGTTTCCCTTCGTTTCGGATGATTAGGAAAGGAGGGGTCGATTGCAAAACGACGCGCCAATGGGCGTGTCCAGTCAACCACTTGAACCGGCTGCGGCGACGGCCGCCACCGCGTCCACCGTCCTTTTGAAAAATGCGCCGCTCGAAACAATGCTGTTGCGCCGAACGATAAGATCGCCAGAGCCACCTAGCGGCACCTACGTCAATCATTTCAATAGCAGCGGAGCGGCGGGATTCGCTCAGCGTTTGGATCCCGTTGGATCCAAATCGCCACGGATGACTAACAAAGCCGGTAAAATAAAACGACGAATCGTTTAATTACATAACACGGGATtgaataaacttttttttttgtcttttcttttttctttttttagctcCGAAAAAAGTTCGATTCCTGGAAGATGGGACAGGCAATTTGCATACGAGCGTCTTTGGCGGATCGGCTGAATCGATTGGCTCCCTGTTAGATTCCCATTCGCAAGAATTGAATCAATCAGGTGGGACGGACGACATCGACAGTTTGATATCGTCGCTCATCAGTTACTCGGACGCGACCGATCATCGATTGGCCGATGAAAAAACGCAAGCAAAGACGGCCAACGGAACGGCTAAACATCACAACAACGGGACGGACGGCCTGGATTTTAAAGAGCTACGCACAAGCGCGCAGGAAGAGGACGCCCGCCAaaatttaaacgaatctaCGACATCATCGTCCGGCGATGACGGACACCAGCAGCAACAAGCGGAAAAGGCAACGTTGCATCAGACCCGTACGGGAGTGTTGGACAACTTCCTGGACATCTTTCGATGCGGCAATGCGGAGGTGGTCGATC
Encoded proteins:
- the LOC130704096 gene encoding vitamin K-dependent gamma-carboxylase-like isoform X2, whose translation is MPSRCMAIKRSFQFGCDSYTLCSIDAYINSDIRNKPVPNWNYILVRFQVFLLYFYAGVKKMDPEWLGGYSMRNLGRHWVFTPFKIFLTEENIEYYMVHLGGFVLDLTVGFWLLWPKSRPLALFFAASFHLMNSQLFTIGMFPYVCLATLPVFCDDDWPKRWIAKCPGLLRRCLPDTTKIATTRENGGKYSAFKITLMGLYVVTQLVLPWSHSITQGYNNWTNGLYGYSWDMMVHAWETMHVVVTVKDKTTGRVNYLDTEVFVRNDKWVGHADMVYQYAHCVKDRLEAVNMTDVAIYVDVWRSLNGRFQQRLIDPRVNLLEAEWSPFRPTPWLMPLLTELSAWRQQLTQLERTVFNWSDSSRVAFVADFPGLSMDNYVPEGVTNATIQVLEGQVELSIENGTRSYLLNANDTASLPSRVMHKITTTSAVPACYMYTFIGPAASTASEETSGKARGNNAKKETSHRDVSLMTPFAKSLALVGQSILNLVFGIPLVMHNSK
- the LOC130704096 gene encoding vitamin K-dependent gamma-carboxylase-like isoform X1, which codes for MTAPRTIINKLGVILDKCHHDAWRLKDPSNLAVTRILFGFLMAVDIHFERGFAEVDHRFGDFTQCHFPLFDFVKPLTFQWMCLLYLLMWLGACGIMVGYNFKFSCLSFILPYWYVLILDKTSWNNHSYLYGLLSILLFFSSAHHYCSIDAYINSDIRNKPVPNWNYILVRFQVFLLYFYAGVKKMDPEWLGGYSMRNLGRHWVFTPFKIFLTEENIEYYMVHLGGFVLDLTVGFWLLWPKSRPLALFFAASFHLMNSQLFTIGMFPYVCLATLPVFCDDDWPKRWIAKCPGLLRRCLPDTTKIATTRENGGKYSAFKITLMGLYVVTQLVLPWSHSITQGYNNWTNGLYGYSWDMMVHAWETMHVVVTVKDKTTGRVNYLDTEVFVRNDKWVGHADMVYQYAHCVKDRLEAVNMTDVAIYVDVWRSLNGRFQQRLIDPRVNLLEAEWSPFRPTPWLMPLLTELSAWRQQLTQLERTVFNWSDSSRVAFVADFPGLSMDNYVPEGVTNATIQVLEGQVELSIENGTRSYLLNANDTASLPSRVMHKITTTSAVPACYMYTFIGPAASTASEETSGKARGNNAKKETSHRDVSLMTPFAKSLALVGQSILNLVFGIPLVMHNSK